A single region of the Neomonachus schauinslandi chromosome 3, ASM220157v2, whole genome shotgun sequence genome encodes:
- the LOC123324322 gene encoding LOW QUALITY PROTEIN: L-gulonolactone oxidase-like (The sequence of the model RefSeq protein was modified relative to this genomic sequence to represent the inferred CDS: substituted 1 base at 1 genomic stop codon) has protein sequence MLQRLPGMRFGFQESCLSCRSEFQGLKPKKEDGKPWDWMKRRGIHSFLVALTLLTANGTILECSESSNSEVFQAARVHLVCLGVILTVTLQCVPQFHLQEISSPSTLEEVLNNLDSHLKKSEYFCFLWFPHSENVSIIYQDHTNKPPSSSANWFWDYAIGFYFLEFLLWISSFLPILLGWINHCFFWLLFTRKKESSKLSYKIFSYKCHFKQHVQDWAIPREKTKESLLELKATLEAHPKMVAHYPMEVRFTRGDDILLSPCFQRDSCYMNIIMYGPYGKDVPRMEYWLTYETIMRKVGGRPHXAKAHNCTQKDFEKMYPAFSKFCAIQEKLDPTRMFLNTYLEKVFY, from the exons ATGCTTCAGAGGCTTCCTGGAATGAGGTTCGGATTTCAAGAGAGTTGTCTAAGCTGTAGAAGTGAATTTCAGGGTCTTAAGCCCAAAAAGGAAGATGGAAAACCTTGGGACTGGATGAAAAGGCGAGGAAT CCATTCTTTTCTTGTGGCGCTGACCCTGCTGACGGCCAACGGGACCATTCTTGAGTGCTCCGAGTCCAGCAACTCAGAGGTGTTCCAGGCAGCGCGGGTGCACCTGGTCTGCCTGGGAGTGATTCTCACCGTCACCCTGCAGTGTGTGCCCCAGTTCCACTTGCAGGAGATCTCCTCCCCCTCAACCCTGGAAGAGGTTCTTAACAACCTGGACAGCCACCTGaagaaatctgaatatttttGCTTCCTGTGGTTCCCGCACAGTGAGAACGTCAGCATCATCTACCAGGACCACACCAACAAGCCCCCCTCCTCTTCCGCCAACTGGTTTTGGGACTATGCCATCGGATTCTATTTCCTGGAGTTCTTGCTCTGGATCAGCTCCTTCCTGCCGATCCTGCTGGGCTGGATCAATCACTGCTTCTTCTGGCTCCTGTTCACCAGGAAGAAGGAGAGCAGCAAGCTCAGCTACAAGATCTTCAGCTACAAGTGCCACTTCAAGCAGCATGTCCAGGACTGGGCCATCCCCAGAGAGAAGACCAAGGAGAGCTTGCTGGAACTGAAGGCCACGCTGGAGGCCCACCCCAAGATGGTGGCCCACTACCCCATGGAGGTCCGCTTCACCCGCGGGGATGACATCCTGCTGAGCCCCTGTTTCCAGAGGGACAGCTGCTACATGAACATCATCATGTACGGGCCCTATGGCAAGGACGTGCCCCGGATGGAGTACTGGCTGACCTACGAGACCATCATGAGGAAGGTCGGGGGCAGGCCCCACTGAGCCAAGGCCCACAACTGCACTCAGAAGGACTTTGAGAAAATGTACCCAGCCTTTTCGAAGTTCTGTGCCATCCAAGAGAAGCTGGACCCCACCAGGATGTTCCTGAATACGTATCTGGAGAAGGTGTTCTACTGA
- the LOC110587751 gene encoding ATP synthase membrane subunit K, mitochondrial-like translates to MAGLETDAQFHFTGIKKYFNFYTLTGRMNCVLATHGGTALMILYFKLRSKKTPTAKAT, encoded by the coding sequence ATGGCAGGTCTAGAAACTGATGCTCAATTCCATTTCACTggtatcaaaaaatatttcaacttttaTACTCTCACAGGTAGAATGAATTGTGTACTGGCCACACATGGAGGCACTGCTTTGATGATCTTATACTTCAAGTTAAGGTCTAAAAAAACACCAACTGCGAAAGCAACATAA